The Fortiea contorta PCC 7126 genome has a segment encoding these proteins:
- the sigC gene encoding RNA polymerase sigma factor SigC translates to MPATSFYADAPYNTHKSRQVLDSEMTVDEGELPLEEIQELEIAAADPATFAAGANRRSTDLVRLYLQEIGRVRLLGRDEEVSEAQKVQRYLRLRIVLANAAKQGDAIIAPYLRLIEVQERLTSELGHRPSLERWAATAGVQVSDLKPTLASGKRRWAEIAKLTVEELEKVQSNGLQSKEHMIKANLRLVVSVAKKYQNRGLELLDLVQEGTLGLERAVEKFDPTKGYRFSTYAYWWIRQGITRAIATSSRTIRLPVHITEKLNKIKKAQRKIAQEKGRTPTLEDLAVELDMTPTQVREVLLRVPRSVSLETKVGKDKDTELGELLETDGVTPEEMLMRESLQRDLQHLLADLTTRERDVILMRFGLADGHPYSLAEIGRALDLSRERVRQIESKALQKLRQPKRRNLIRDYLESLS, encoded by the coding sequence ATGCCAGCAACATCTTTTTACGCAGATGCCCCCTACAATACCCACAAATCTCGCCAGGTTTTGGACTCAGAGATGACGGTTGATGAAGGTGAATTGCCTCTAGAAGAGATCCAAGAGCTAGAAATAGCTGCTGCTGATCCCGCTACTTTCGCTGCTGGCGCCAACCGTCGCAGTACAGACCTAGTACGTTTATACCTTCAAGAAATTGGTCGGGTTCGGTTGTTGGGGCGGGATGAAGAGGTATCAGAAGCGCAGAAAGTACAGCGCTATTTGCGGTTGCGAATAGTACTGGCTAATGCTGCCAAACAAGGAGATGCTATAATTGCCCCCTATCTCCGCTTGATTGAAGTTCAGGAACGGTTGACATCTGAACTGGGCCACCGTCCGTCTTTGGAAAGATGGGCGGCTACTGCTGGTGTACAAGTGTCGGATCTCAAGCCGACTTTGGCGAGTGGTAAGCGTCGCTGGGCAGAAATTGCCAAGCTAACGGTGGAAGAACTGGAAAAAGTTCAGTCTAACGGACTCCAGTCAAAAGAACACATGATCAAAGCGAATCTCCGCTTGGTGGTGTCCGTTGCCAAGAAGTATCAAAATCGCGGCTTGGAATTGTTGGATCTAGTCCAAGAAGGCACTCTCGGCTTAGAGCGTGCGGTGGAAAAATTTGACCCCACTAAAGGTTATCGTTTTAGTACCTATGCTTATTGGTGGATTCGTCAAGGGATTACAAGAGCGATCGCTACTTCTAGTCGCACCATCCGTCTCCCTGTCCATATTACCGAAAAGTTGAACAAAATTAAAAAAGCTCAACGCAAAATTGCTCAAGAAAAAGGTCGTACTCCTACTCTAGAAGATTTAGCTGTAGAGTTGGATATGACACCTACTCAAGTGCGAGAAGTTTTGTTAAGAGTACCTCGCTCTGTTTCTTTAGAAACTAAAGTGGGCAAGGATAAAGACACTGAGTTAGGCGAATTGCTAGAAACCGACGGTGTTACTCCTGAAGAAATGTTAATGCGAGAATCTTTACAAAGAGACTTGCAGCATCTTTTAGCAGATTTAACCACCCGCGAGCGTGATGTGATTCTCATGCGGTTTGGTTTAGCTGATGGTCATCCTTATTCTCTAGCAGAAATTGGACGCGCTCTCGATCTATCGCGGGAAAGAGTCCGACAAATTGAATCCAAAGCTCTACAAAAACTCCGCCAACCCAAGCGACGCAACCTCATCCGTGACTATTTGGAGTCACTCAGTTAG
- a CDS encoding peptidoglycan-binding protein, with amino-acid sequence MDNIAYLHLAFAYEDNQSSELVSLSYLLNKAATPNWQRLSGKAWKYMLPLALTLSVLSAVSSAIALERGDQGPSVRNLQQQLKKVGFYQAPITQVYDFPTEDAVRRFQKAAGLPVDGIVGAPTLQKLEKWPTPALSAQAKKPAAVSASATKPATTNTQAKKPAPATTSATKPATTNKRRNPNFLAKGDEGEDVRALQERLRVAGFYYGNSTGIFGPITEEAVKRFQETYKLSPDGIAGPATLSKLPQNNIGGGEDAAKPQAAGEKDKLRLGDRGEAVRLLQEHLIQARYLEGEPNGYYGPYTADAVRRFQAANHLAASGVAGPTTRAKLHSLVSKAPASEFSVLEIQRRLRDKGFYKGQLNGVMADDTKKAIKQAQEFYGISLKDVKSGRF; translated from the coding sequence ATGGATAACATTGCTTACTTGCATCTAGCCTTTGCCTACGAAGATAACCAATCTAGTGAATTGGTTTCTCTGAGCTACTTGTTGAACAAAGCAGCCACCCCAAATTGGCAACGCCTTTCTGGGAAAGCTTGGAAATATATGCTCCCCCTAGCCTTGACTTTATCTGTTCTCAGCGCCGTCAGCAGCGCCATAGCATTGGAAAGAGGCGATCAAGGCCCATCTGTGAGGAATTTACAACAGCAACTGAAAAAAGTCGGCTTCTATCAAGCCCCCATCACTCAGGTATACGACTTCCCCACAGAAGACGCCGTGCGTCGGTTCCAAAAAGCCGCAGGTTTACCAGTTGACGGCATTGTGGGCGCACCTACTCTACAAAAATTAGAGAAATGGCCCACACCAGCTTTAAGCGCCCAAGCCAAAAAACCCGCAGCGGTGAGTGCATCAGCGACAAAACCAGCCACCACCAACACACAAGCCAAAAAACCCGCACCAGCTACTACATCAGCCACAAAACCCGCCACCACCAACAAACGCCGCAATCCCAACTTCCTCGCCAAGGGTGATGAAGGCGAAGACGTGAGAGCTTTGCAAGAAAGGCTGAGAGTAGCAGGTTTTTATTATGGTAATTCCACAGGAATATTCGGCCCCATTACCGAAGAAGCCGTTAAGCGCTTTCAAGAAACTTATAAATTAAGCCCCGACGGCATTGCTGGTCCAGCCACACTCAGCAAATTACCCCAAAATAATATCGGCGGTGGTGAAGATGCGGCCAAGCCCCAAGCAGCTGGGGAAAAAGATAAACTCCGTCTGGGCGATCGGGGTGAAGCAGTGCGCCTTCTCCAAGAACACTTGATTCAAGCACGATATCTAGAAGGCGAACCCAACGGCTACTACGGCCCCTACACAGCAGATGCTGTCCGCCGCTTTCAAGCAGCTAACCACCTAGCCGCCAGCGGAGTCGCCGGCCCCACCACCAGAGCTAAATTGCATAGCCTAGTCAGCAAAGCTCCTGCTAGTGAATTTAGCGTTTTAGAAATCCAAAGAAGATTAAGAGACAAGGGTTTTTATAAAGGACAGCTCAATGGTGTCATGGCAGACGATACCAAAAAAGCAATTAAGCAAGCGCAAGAATTTTATGGCATCAGTCTCAAAGACGTCAAAAGCGGACGCTTTTAG
- a CDS encoding beta strand repeat-containing protein, with product MNTKHWSSYWQLGLLGLLTSAGINAFTCKTLAQSTPSNIQPDATLGAESSQILQNFSGLPIEVITGGATRGINLFHSLRELNVSEGRGAYFFSPGADIQNILARVTGANRSEILGTLGTFGESQPNLYLINPNGIIFGQNASLDVQSSFVGTTANGVKFGNQGEFSATNPEPVPLLTINPSALFMNRINRSEIINRSRQLAIPGSFYLIGGDITFDGGIAASLGNRLELGAVAGMGTVDLIGSGNQMQLGFSESLSKADIVLQNEALASTTGGGAIRVNARNISLSELSEISSTSNGQGDAGNIELQARSLTLTNAGNIGTQSSGSGNSGNLLVTASDFVSLSGTATFIDPQTGETLTTGSRLTTSAFGTGKSGQLTINTQRLSINDGGDITTSTELGRGGDLTINAKDSVEVVGRSRNASSTISTSTFGSGDAGSLNINTGRLSIRNGGIVTTLTSSIGKAGNLTIDAKDLVEVVGSSPSSPNRLSTISTITFGSGDAGSMRINAGSFSIRDGARVSTSTFGKGKGGNLTVNADRSVEVIGTSADGRFFTGLTAAAESGSSGNAGDLTITGQDLIVRDGAQVSTGTFGAGKGGNLTINTSNKVQLIGTSADGRFFSALGASASQGSTAVAGDVTITTQDLLVRDGATVTAGTSGVGKGGNLTVNASGSVEVIGVSANNLFNSSLNTSANQGLTGDAGDLTINTQNLLMRDGGQVGAVTSGQGKGGNLTVNATGKVELIGTSPDSSVPTVLSTSALAGSTGNAGDLTINAQDLLVKDGAQIDASTNGRGKGGNLTVNALNKVELIGTSANGRILSGLGASAQAGLTGDAGNLTIKTQDLLVRDGARAFTGTFGTGRAGNLIVNAANSVQLIGTSATDSNLVSGLLAASSQGLTGDAGNIFVDTQNLLIRDGAQVFTGTFGTGKAGNLTVNASRQVELIGRSADGRFPSGLFASAEPNSTGNAGDLTINTPDLFVRDGAGVFVNSQGKGNAGIMTINADTINLDNQGSLNANTRSPNKDPNREQATINLNTQNLTLRHGSSITTNATGENVVGGNINIYTKFLIALENSRISANSDNSRGGRVVVNARGVFVGTQPSDVDKFITATSGVGLPGTVEINSPDNSSIINAFALRPENAIDTDALLARSCVVRAHKIYQDTFYILGGGALRYTPGSVIPSTYPTNDIRNVSNGNQTSWKKGDPIIEPTGVYQLTDGRLMLSRECH from the coding sequence TGGCGCAACTCGCGGAATTAACCTGTTTCATAGCCTGCGAGAATTAAACGTCAGCGAGGGACGGGGCGCGTATTTTTTCAGTCCTGGTGCAGATATCCAGAATATTTTGGCACGAGTGACGGGTGCAAATCGCTCTGAAATATTGGGAACACTGGGAACATTTGGTGAATCGCAGCCTAACCTATATTTAATCAATCCCAACGGCATAATTTTTGGGCAGAATGCGAGTTTAGATGTGCAAAGTTCCTTTGTGGGGACAACTGCGAACGGAGTAAAGTTTGGGAACCAGGGAGAATTCAGCGCCACGAATCCCGAACCGGTGCCGTTGTTGACGATTAATCCTTCTGCATTGTTTATGAATCGGATTAATAGAAGTGAAATAATTAACCGTAGTCGTCAACTTGCCATACCGGGAAGTTTTTATTTAATAGGTGGAGATATTACATTTGATGGTGGTATTGCAGCTTCTCTAGGAAATCGCTTGGAATTAGGTGCAGTTGCAGGAATGGGAACTGTTGACTTAATTGGTAGCGGAAATCAAATGCAGTTAGGTTTCTCAGAAAGTTTGTCGAAAGCGGATATAGTTCTGCAAAATGAGGCTCTTGCTTCGACAACTGGAGGGGGCGCAATTAGGGTTAACGCTCGTAACATCAGTCTTTCTGAACTGAGTGAGATTTCATCTACCAGCAATGGTCAAGGTGATGCTGGGAATATTGAACTGCAAGCGCGATCGCTTACACTTACTAACGCTGGCAACATTGGCACGCAATCGTCAGGAAGTGGTAATAGTGGTAATTTATTAGTTACAGCTTCAGACTTCGTTAGCTTGAGCGGCACAGCGACTTTTATTGATCCACAAACTGGAGAGACACTGACTACAGGAAGTAGACTAACAACCAGTGCTTTTGGTACTGGAAAAAGTGGGCAATTAACTATTAATACACAACGATTGAGCATTAACGATGGTGGAGATATTACCACTAGTACTGAGCTTGGTCGTGGAGGAGATTTGACCATAAATGCCAAAGACTCAGTAGAAGTTGTAGGTAGGTCACGCAATGCTAGCAGCACTATCTCTACTAGTACTTTTGGGTCTGGAGATGCTGGAAGTCTTAACATTAATACAGGTCGTTTAAGTATTCGTAACGGTGGAATAGTCACAACTTTGACATCTAGTATAGGTAAAGCAGGAAATTTGACCATAGATGCCAAAGACTTAGTAGAAGTTGTGGGTAGTTCACCTAGCTCACCCAATAGACTCAGTACTATATCTACTATTACTTTTGGGTCTGGAGATGCGGGGAGTATGAGGATTAACGCAGGTAGTTTCAGCATTCGTGATGGGGCACGAGTCAGTACTTCTACCTTTGGTAAAGGTAAAGGAGGAAATTTAACTGTTAATGCTGACCGTAGCGTGGAAGTCATTGGTACATCTGCTGATGGTCGTTTTTTTACTGGTTTGACTGCTGCTGCTGAATCAGGCTCATCTGGAAACGCAGGAGATTTGACAATTACTGGCCAAGATTTAATTGTGCGAGATGGGGCACAGGTTAGCACTGGTACGTTTGGTGCAGGTAAGGGAGGTAATTTAACTATCAATACCTCTAACAAAGTGCAGCTCATTGGTACATCTGCTGACGGTCGTTTTTTTAGTGCTTTGGGTGCTTCTGCTAGCCAAGGTTCAACTGCTGTTGCCGGAGATGTGACGATTACTACCCAAGATTTGCTTGTGCGAGATGGAGCAACAGTTACTGCTGGTACATCAGGTGTAGGGAAGGGAGGGAATTTGACAGTCAATGCCAGCGGTAGTGTGGAAGTGATTGGTGTATCTGCGAATAATCTTTTTAACAGTAGCTTGAATACATCCGCGAACCAAGGCTTAACAGGAGACGCGGGAGACTTAACGATTAACACCCAAAATTTACTGATGCGTGATGGTGGCCAAGTAGGTGCAGTGACATCTGGTCAGGGTAAAGGGGGTAATTTAACTGTTAATGCCACCGGCAAAGTAGAACTGATTGGCACATCTCCAGATAGTAGTGTCCCCACTGTTTTATCGACTTCTGCTCTAGCAGGTTCAACAGGAAATGCGGGAGATTTGACAATTAACGCCCAAGATTTATTGGTCAAGGATGGGGCACAAATTGACGCTAGCACAAATGGTAGAGGCAAAGGGGGTAATTTAACTGTTAATGCTTTAAATAAGGTAGAACTAATTGGTACATCTGCGAATGGTCGCATTCTTAGCGGCTTGGGTGCTTCTGCTCAAGCTGGGTTAACTGGAGATGCGGGAAATTTAACAATTAAAACCCAAGATTTACTTGTCCGGGATGGGGCACGGGCATTCACTGGAACATTCGGTACTGGTAGAGCAGGGAATTTGATAGTCAATGCTGCTAATAGCGTACAACTTATTGGTACATCTGCTACTGATAGTAATTTAGTAAGCGGCTTATTAGCTGCTTCCTCCCAAGGTTTAACTGGAGATGCCGGAAACATATTTGTCGATACTCAAAATTTACTTATACGAGATGGGGCACAGGTATTTACTGGTACATTTGGTACAGGAAAAGCTGGTAATTTAACTGTCAATGCTTCACGTCAAGTCGAACTAATTGGTAGGTCTGCTGATGGTCGTTTTCCTAGTGGCTTATTTGCTTCCGCTGAACCCAACTCAACCGGAAATGCTGGAGACTTAACCATCAACACCCCAGATTTATTTGTCCGTGACGGGGCTGGAGTATTTGTCAACTCTCAAGGCAAAGGTAACGCCGGTATCATGACCATCAACGCTGACACCATCAACCTCGACAACCAAGGCTCCCTCAACGCCAACACCCGCAGCCCCAACAAAGACCCCAACCGTGAACAAGCCACTATCAACCTCAATACCCAAAATTTAACCCTCCGTCACGGTAGCAGCATCACCACCAACGCCACAGGCGAAAATGTCGTTGGTGGTAACATCAATATATATACAAAATTCCTCATCGCTTTAGAAAATAGCCGCATCAGTGCCAATTCAGATAATTCGCGCGGTGGTCGAGTTGTAGTCAACGCTAGAGGCGTATTTGTTGGCACTCAACCCAGCGATGTTGACAAATTTATCACAGCCACTTCTGGAGTCGGTTTGCCAGGAACCGTAGAAATAAATTCCCCTGATAACAGTTCCATAATTAACGCCTTTGCTCTACGCCCAGAAAATGCAATCGATACCGACGCCCTGCTTGCTCGCAGTTGTGTCGTTCGTGCTCATAAAATATATCAAGATACTTTCTACATCTTAGGTGGCGGCGCTTTACGCTACACTCCCGGAAGCGTTATTCCATCAACTTACCCTACAAACGATATTAGAAATGTCTCTAACGGCAATCAAACAAGTTGGAAAAAAGGCGACCCAATTATCGAACCAACTGGTGTATATCAACTGACCGACGGGCGATTAATGTTGAGCCGCGAATGTCATTAG
- the cobN gene encoding cobaltochelatase subunit CobN: protein MHRISATSGGWNQSEDLIFLEQTPAPFVLITAADTDIQTVAAAIPQLPATFPELRVANLLQLQQQISIDTYGEQVLELAQVIILRLLGGRSYWAYGLEVVKEIAQRHGSHLIVIPGDDALDPDLVYQSTVSVEIVNQVWQYFRQGGVENLVNALQFICDACLATAFNPPPPLLIPSVGLYDWENQENQQYPLPKVGILFYRAHYLSGNTKVIDALCAALVQKNLQPVPVFVSSLRAPDIQAELIEFFQPKNQEQIALLLNTTSFSLAKLEAETPQVELWANLDVPVLQVILSGGAVEQWESQLQGLSPRDIAMNVALPEVDGRIISRAVSFKTVLTRNSDLETDVVVYEPVSDRIEFVTQLAANWIRLRSQPRHKRRVALILANYPTRDGRLANGVGLDTPASCVEILQALQSAGYVVENLPSNGDELIQRLVTGVTNDPEGRDWRPVEQSLSVTEYQQYFASLPEAVQQGINQRWGALNTPCSIPIPGIQLGNIFIGIQPSRGYDLDPSLNYHAPDLPPTHAYLAFYYWVRTRFGADAVVHVGKHGNLEWLPGKSQALSSSCYPEVALGALPHLYPFIVNDPGEGSQAKRRAQAVIIDHLTPPMTRAELYGGLQKLENLIDEYYEAESLDPSRLSMISDRIRNLVIEENLHRDLGIDNETDILNSIGGYLCELKEAQIRDGLHIFGQCPQGRQLRDLIVAIARIPNRYTIGITRAIAQAWGLDFDPLTADFSINSGQFSVVNGERCHTLGDVVEVLEEHAAFLVEQLLTPNMQLSSPNTQLLSTLTWIQTKLIPALQQTTQEITNLLRGLNGQYIHSAASGAPTRGRPEVLPTGNNFYSVDIRALPTEIAWDIGRKAAETLIECYTQENGEYPQTLALSVWGTATMRTGGDDITEALALLGVRPVWDGAARRVVDFEILPLEILGRPRVDVTLRVSGFFRDAFPNLIDLFEQAVTAVATLDEPPEQNPLAAQVRQDTEFWTTKGLTSQAAQERSRYRIFGSQPGAYGAGLQGLIESQNWTDDQDLARAYINWSCYAYTSTTAEAQGGLVGIAAPEAFEQRLGKMQIVLHNQDNREHDLLDSDDYYQFQGGLTAAIRSLQGKNPQTYFGDHSLPAHPRIRQLQAEIARVYRSRVVNPKWIAGVMRHGYKGAFEMAATVDFLFAYDATANCVEDYMYQGVAQAYLFDPVVAEFIQEKNPHALRDIAERLLEAHKRNLWEDVNIQTLENLRNLVHQAEAAIEEK from the coding sequence ATGCATCGTATCAGTGCCACATCCGGTGGATGGAATCAGTCAGAAGACCTGATTTTTCTAGAACAAACTCCAGCCCCTTTTGTGTTAATCACGGCTGCTGACACCGATATTCAAACCGTAGCCGCCGCCATCCCGCAATTACCCGCTACATTTCCTGAGTTAAGAGTTGCCAATCTGCTGCAATTACAGCAACAAATCAGCATAGATACCTATGGTGAACAAGTTTTAGAACTGGCTCAGGTAATTATTCTACGCCTATTGGGAGGACGTTCCTACTGGGCTTATGGTTTAGAGGTGGTAAAGGAAATTGCTCAACGTCACGGTAGTCACCTGATCGTGATCCCAGGAGATGACGCCCTTGATCCCGATTTAGTCTACCAATCTACCGTGTCTGTGGAGATTGTTAACCAAGTTTGGCAATACTTCCGACAAGGTGGCGTAGAAAATCTGGTGAACGCCCTGCAATTTATTTGTGATGCTTGTCTAGCAACTGCTTTTAATCCCCCACCGCCGCTGTTAATTCCTAGTGTGGGGTTGTATGACTGGGAAAATCAGGAAAATCAGCAATACCCTCTACCCAAAGTGGGGATTCTCTTCTACCGCGCACACTATCTATCGGGAAACACGAAAGTAATTGACGCTTTATGTGCTGCTTTGGTGCAGAAAAATTTACAACCTGTGCCAGTTTTTGTTTCTTCACTGCGCGCACCAGATATTCAAGCAGAGTTGATAGAGTTTTTCCAGCCGAAAAATCAAGAACAAATTGCACTGCTGTTGAATACCACTAGTTTTTCTTTGGCAAAGTTGGAAGCAGAAACACCCCAAGTGGAATTGTGGGCAAATTTGGATGTCCCTGTTTTGCAGGTAATTCTCAGCGGTGGGGCGGTTGAACAGTGGGAGTCACAATTACAGGGGCTATCTCCTCGTGACATAGCAATGAATGTGGCGCTACCAGAGGTAGATGGACGCATTATTAGTCGGGCGGTGTCTTTTAAAACAGTGCTGACTCGCAATTCTGATTTAGAAACCGATGTGGTAGTTTATGAACCAGTAAGCGATCGCATTGAGTTTGTCACGCAACTAGCAGCTAATTGGATACGTCTACGTTCTCAACCTCGCCATAAACGCCGCGTTGCTTTAATTTTGGCAAATTATCCCACCCGTGATGGTCGTCTCGCTAATGGTGTCGGCTTGGACACACCCGCTAGTTGTGTGGAAATTCTCCAAGCGCTGCAGTCGGCTGGTTATGTGGTAGAAAATTTACCTAGCAATGGAGACGAATTAATACAACGTCTTGTTACTGGGGTAACGAATGATCCAGAGGGTAGAGATTGGCGTCCTGTAGAGCAGAGTCTCTCTGTAACCGAATATCAACAATATTTTGCCTCTCTCCCAGAAGCAGTGCAACAAGGCATCAATCAACGCTGGGGAGCACTCAATACCCCATGCTCAATCCCCATTCCCGGTATCCAACTCGGTAACATCTTTATTGGCATTCAACCATCACGGGGTTATGATCTTGACCCCAGTTTGAATTATCATGCACCAGATTTGCCGCCAACTCATGCTTATTTGGCTTTTTATTACTGGGTGAGGACGCGTTTTGGCGCTGATGCAGTGGTGCATGTGGGTAAACATGGCAATCTAGAATGGCTACCTGGTAAAAGTCAGGCTTTATCTAGTAGCTGTTATCCCGAAGTAGCTTTAGGTGCACTTCCTCATCTCTACCCGTTTATTGTCAATGATCCTGGTGAGGGTTCCCAAGCCAAACGTCGCGCCCAAGCAGTAATTATCGATCACTTGACACCGCCGATGACTCGCGCCGAACTTTATGGTGGTTTGCAAAAGCTGGAGAATTTGATTGATGAGTATTATGAGGCTGAAAGTTTAGATCCTAGCCGCTTGTCGATGATTAGCGATCGCATCCGTAATTTAGTCATTGAGGAAAATCTCCACCGCGATTTGGGGATTGACAACGAAACAGACATTCTCAATTCCATCGGTGGTTATCTTTGTGAATTAAAAGAAGCCCAAATCCGCGATGGTTTACACATTTTTGGGCAATGTCCCCAAGGACGACAATTGCGAGATTTAATTGTGGCGATCGCTCGCATTCCTAACCGTTATACCATTGGCATTACCCGGGCGATCGCTCAAGCTTGGGGTTTGGATTTCGACCCCCTCACCGCCGATTTTTCAATCAACAGCGGTCAATTTTCTGTAGTCAATGGCGAACGCTGTCACACTCTCGGTGATGTTGTGGAAGTCTTGGAGGAACATGCAGCTTTCTTGGTTGAGCAGCTTTTAACCCCAAACATGCAACTGTCATCACCAAACACTCAACTTCTTTCCACCCTCACCTGGATTCAAACAAAACTCATCCCCGCCCTTCAACAAACCACTCAAGAAATCACCAACCTACTCCGCGGACTCAATGGACAATACATCCACAGTGCTGCATCCGGCGCACCCACCCGCGGACGACCGGAAGTTTTACCCACAGGTAATAACTTTTACTCAGTTGACATTCGGGCTTTACCTACAGAAATAGCCTGGGATATCGGTAGAAAAGCCGCTGAGACTTTAATTGAGTGCTACACACAAGAAAATGGTGAGTATCCCCAAACACTAGCATTATCAGTATGGGGAACTGCCACCATGCGGACTGGAGGTGACGACATCACCGAAGCTTTAGCATTGTTAGGTGTGCGTCCTGTGTGGGATGGAGCCGCCAGGCGGGTAGTAGATTTTGAAATCTTACCTTTAGAGATTTTGGGGCGTCCCCGTGTCGATGTAACTTTGCGAGTTTCGGGATTCTTTCGGGATGCGTTCCCCAACTTAATTGATTTATTTGAGCAAGCCGTCACAGCCGTGGCGACATTGGACGAGCCACCAGAGCAAAACCCCCTAGCCGCCCAAGTTCGTCAAGATACTGAATTTTGGACAACAAAAGGTTTAACTTCACAAGCAGCACAAGAGCGATCGCGCTACCGCATTTTTGGTTCCCAACCAGGAGCATACGGAGCCGGACTCCAAGGTTTAATCGAATCACAAAATTGGACAGATGACCAGGATTTAGCCCGCGCCTACATCAACTGGAGTTGTTACGCCTACACCAGTACCACCGCAGAAGCTCAAGGCGGGTTAGTGGGAATTGCTGCACCAGAAGCCTTTGAGCAACGCTTGGGAAAAATGCAAATAGTGCTGCACAACCAAGACAACCGCGAACACGACTTACTCGACTCTGATGATTATTACCAATTTCAGGGAGGTTTAACAGCCGCCATTCGTTCTCTACAGGGAAAAAATCCCCAAACATATTTTGGCGATCATTCCCTTCCCGCCCATCCCCGCATCCGCCAACTACAAGCGGAAATCGCCAGGGTATATCGTTCCCGCGTAGTTAATCCCAAATGGATCGCCGGCGTCATGCGCCACGGCTATAAAGGTGCTTTTGAAATGGCGGCGACAGTAGACTTTCTTTTCGCCTACGACGCCACAGCTAACTGTGTAGAAGACTATATGTATCAAGGGGTAGCACAAGCCTATTTATTTGATCCCGTCGTCGCCGAATTCATCCAAGAGAAAAACCCCCATGCATTGCGTGATATCGCTGAGAGATTGTTAGAAGCACACAAGCGCAATTTATGGGAGGATGTAAATATACAAACTTTAGAAAATTTACGCAACTTAGTACATCAAGCTGAAGCAGCGATCGAAGAAAAATAA
- a CDS encoding Fur family transcriptional regulator produces the protein MTVYTSSSLKAELNDRGWRLTPQRETILHIFQELPQGEHLSAEDLYHRLETDGEGISLSTIYRTLKLMARMGILRELELGEGHKHYELNQPYPHHHHHLICVRCNSTIEFKNDSILKTGAKTAQKEGFHLLDCQLTIHAVCPQCQRALMPL, from the coding sequence ATGACTGTCTACACATCTAGTTCACTCAAGGCAGAATTAAACGACCGAGGTTGGCGCTTAACTCCACAACGGGAAACGATTTTACACATTTTTCAAGAGTTGCCACAAGGCGAACACTTAAGCGCCGAAGATCTTTACCATCGACTAGAAACTGATGGCGAAGGTATCAGTCTGTCAACTATCTATCGAACTTTGAAGTTGATGGCGAGGATGGGAATATTACGGGAATTGGAGTTGGGAGAAGGACATAAACATTACGAACTCAACCAACCATACCCCCATCACCACCATCATTTGATTTGTGTCCGATGCAACAGCACTATTGAGTTTAAAAACGACTCAATTTTAAAAACTGGGGCGAAGACTGCCCAAAAAGAAGGTTTTCATTTACTTGACTGTCAATTGACAATCCATGCAGTCTGCCCCCAGTGCCAAAGAGCACTAATGCCGCTGTAG